In Mangrovibacterium diazotrophicum, one genomic interval encodes:
- a CDS encoding MltF family protein has product MKRKRLATYVLTPIFLSLLFSCGTKGKLDEQVSESKKNTELTRIMRTGKLKAVVDYNSTNYFIYRGRPMGFKYELLQHLAKDMGLKLEISVSNNLQETFDGLRDKRYDLIAKNLTVTKSRNELIDFTVPLEETRQVLVQRRPDNWERLPKDQLEDSLIRNQLDLAGKTIHVQKNTAYYRRLVNLSDEIGAEIDIEEDTIYGVEQLVGMVSKGEIDYTVCDENVAKVNQTYFPNLDIETPVSFPQNIAWAVRRDSPEWLNYLNNWIINFKKTKEFAILYNKYFEVSRAHLLALDDYHSISNGKISPFDDIIKAKSKHYGLDWRLTAAVIYQESKFDPEATSWAGAYGLMQVMPESADLFRIIDYEEPDRNIEVGVRMLKWLDDNFRKEVPDSLERIKFVLAAYNVGLGHVKDAQRLAAKYNKIPIVWTNNVDYFLLNKSASKYYRDPVVKWGYCRGDEPYNYVNRVLNTYHHYVNLIETS; this is encoded by the coding sequence ATGAAGAGAAAAAGATTAGCGACATACGTCCTAACCCCTATTTTTCTATCCCTCTTGTTTTCGTGCGGAACGAAGGGGAAACTAGACGAGCAAGTCAGCGAGTCGAAGAAAAATACCGAGCTTACCCGGATCATGCGAACCGGAAAGCTGAAAGCCGTTGTGGACTATAATTCGACGAACTACTTCATTTACCGCGGCCGCCCAATGGGATTCAAGTACGAATTACTGCAACACCTGGCCAAAGACATGGGCCTCAAACTTGAAATCTCCGTCAGCAACAACCTGCAAGAAACATTCGATGGACTAAGAGACAAACGATACGACCTGATTGCCAAAAACCTCACCGTGACAAAATCGAGAAACGAGCTGATCGACTTTACCGTTCCGCTTGAAGAAACACGACAGGTTTTGGTGCAACGTCGCCCTGACAATTGGGAACGATTGCCGAAAGACCAACTGGAAGATTCACTGATCAGAAACCAGCTCGATTTGGCAGGCAAGACAATCCACGTGCAAAAAAACACAGCCTATTATCGCCGACTGGTAAACCTGTCTGATGAAATCGGAGCAGAAATTGATATTGAGGAAGATACCATTTACGGCGTTGAACAGCTCGTGGGAATGGTTTCGAAAGGTGAAATCGACTACACTGTTTGCGACGAAAATGTCGCCAAGGTTAACCAAACCTATTTCCCCAATCTGGATATCGAAACACCGGTTAGTTTTCCTCAAAACATTGCCTGGGCCGTCCGGCGGGACAGCCCCGAGTGGTTGAACTACCTGAATAACTGGATTATCAATTTCAAAAAGACGAAGGAATTTGCGATTCTCTACAATAAATATTTTGAAGTAAGTCGGGCACACCTACTGGCTTTGGACGACTATCACTCCATCAGCAACGGCAAGATCTCCCCTTTCGACGACATCATCAAAGCCAAAAGCAAACACTATGGACTCGACTGGCGTCTGACAGCTGCCGTCATTTACCAGGAATCCAAATTCGACCCGGAAGCCACTTCATGGGCGGGTGCTTACGGATTGATGCAGGTGATGCCGGAATCTGCCGACCTCTTCCGAATCATTGATTACGAAGAACCTGATAGAAATATTGAAGTCGGTGTGCGCATGCTGAAGTGGCTTGATGACAATTTCAGAAAAGAAGTACCCGACTCGCTGGAGCGGATCAAATTCGTACTGGCTGCCTACAATGTAGGCTTGGGACACGTAAAAGACGCCCAGCGACTTGCTGCCAAGTACAATAAAATTCCAATTGTTTGGACAAATAATGTGGATTATTTCTTATTGAATAAGTCGGCCTCAAAATATTACCGCGACCCGGTTGTAAAATGGGGCTATTGCCGTGGCGATGAACCCTACAATTACGTGAACAGGGTTCTAAACACCTACCACCACTACGTCAATCTTATTGAGACATCGTAA
- a CDS encoding NUDIX hydrolase, producing MHDFSPENIARLLRAGLPGKKSHLKMIPPGRELAVSESETDQVRNSSVLLLLFQHEGKLHTCLTKRATGMKNHPGQISLPGGRIEEGEKPEVTALREAQEEVGIDPADVLLLGRLSDLYVQVSRFKIFPFVGWLDYKPEFQINVAEAEKVILFPIQEFFEEKRLKYFPVQTSTGLLDVPCFQFDGEIIWGATAMILSEFLDVLKYPQFTMSQ from the coding sequence ATGCATGATTTCAGCCCCGAAAATATTGCCCGATTGTTACGAGCAGGCTTGCCTGGCAAAAAGTCTCATCTGAAGATGATTCCGCCTGGCCGCGAATTGGCTGTTAGCGAGTCTGAGACGGATCAGGTTCGGAACAGCTCGGTGTTGCTTTTACTGTTTCAGCATGAAGGTAAATTGCATACGTGTTTAACCAAACGGGCTACGGGGATGAAGAATCATCCGGGACAAATCAGTCTTCCGGGCGGAAGGATCGAAGAAGGGGAGAAGCCCGAGGTGACCGCATTGCGCGAGGCGCAGGAAGAAGTTGGAATTGATCCGGCAGATGTGCTTTTGCTGGGACGTCTTTCCGATTTGTACGTGCAGGTTAGCCGGTTTAAAATATTTCCATTTGTAGGCTGGTTAGACTACAAGCCCGAATTTCAGATCAATGTGGCCGAAGCCGAAAAAGTTATTTTATTCCCGATTCAGGAATTCTTCGAAGAAAAGCGCTTGAAATATTTCCCCGTTCAAACGAGCACTGGCTTGTTGGATGTGCCTTGTTTTCAGTTCGACGGTGAAATAATATGGGGAGCAACAGCGATGATTTTATCCGAGTTTCTGGATGTGCTGAAATACCCGCAGTTTACGATGTCTCAATAA
- a CDS encoding ABC transporter permease gives MNTELFIARRLFSSKDAEQHLSRRIVRLAVAGISLGMVVMILAVAIVTGFQGEVESKVNGFAAHLQIVNYDSNQSYQTVPINEGQPFLEKLNQLSGITHIQKFATKPGIIKAGEEIQGVVLKGISADFDWSFFAKNKIEGDLIPLDSARTDLVWISQQISDLLRLEMGDKFQMYFLNEDERIPRLRRFTVGGIYRSGLEEFDRMFVLIDLRHIQRLNNWADDQISGYEVFVDDLDQVENLGSQVRDIVLGSLDVDAPMLRVVNVKEKYPYIFDWLNLLDMNVWIILLLMVLVAGFNMISGLLVIILERTRMIGILKSMGAANVNIRKIFLYLSAFLVGKGLLWGNIIGILLCVIQSQFKVIHLDPASYYVDTVPVNLMIHHLLLLNVGALLVTLLMLLGPSYLVGRISPEKTIRFD, from the coding sequence TTGAATACCGAATTATTCATAGCACGTCGTTTATTTTCTTCGAAAGACGCCGAACAGCATTTGTCCCGTCGAATCGTGCGTTTGGCGGTTGCCGGTATTAGCCTGGGAATGGTGGTGATGATTTTGGCCGTGGCTATTGTTACCGGCTTTCAGGGTGAGGTCGAAAGCAAGGTCAATGGTTTTGCGGCGCACCTTCAAATTGTCAATTACGACAGCAATCAGAGTTACCAGACGGTTCCCATAAATGAAGGTCAGCCTTTTTTAGAAAAGTTGAATCAGCTCAGTGGAATAACCCATATCCAAAAGTTTGCAACCAAGCCCGGCATTATTAAAGCGGGCGAAGAGATTCAGGGCGTTGTACTGAAAGGAATTTCAGCTGATTTCGACTGGAGCTTTTTTGCTAAAAACAAGATTGAAGGAGACCTGATTCCTCTGGATTCAGCACGAACCGATTTGGTATGGATCTCCCAGCAGATTTCCGACCTGTTGCGCCTGGAAATGGGCGACAAGTTTCAAATGTATTTTTTGAATGAGGATGAACGCATTCCCCGCCTTCGCCGGTTTACAGTCGGTGGTATCTACCGTTCAGGACTGGAGGAGTTCGACCGAATGTTTGTGCTGATTGATTTGCGGCATATCCAACGGTTAAATAATTGGGCGGATGACCAAATTAGTGGTTACGAGGTTTTTGTTGACGATTTGGATCAGGTCGAAAACTTGGGTAGCCAGGTTCGCGATATTGTGCTCGGAAGTCTGGATGTAGATGCGCCAATGTTACGGGTAGTGAATGTCAAAGAAAAATATCCATACATTTTCGATTGGCTCAATCTGCTCGATATGAACGTGTGGATTATCCTGTTGCTGATGGTTTTGGTGGCGGGTTTCAATATGATTTCCGGTTTGCTGGTGATCATTCTCGAGCGCACGCGCATGATTGGCATTTTAAAATCGATGGGAGCAGCCAATGTGAATATCCGCAAAATCTTCCTTTATCTCTCTGCCTTTTTAGTGGGCAAGGGTTTGCTTTGGGGCAACATCATTGGTATTCTTTTGTGTGTTATTCAAAGTCAGTTTAAGGTTATTCATCTCGATCCGGCGTCATACTATGTGGATACGGTGCCGGTTAATTTGATGATTCATCATTTGCTGTTGCTGAACGTTGGCGCGTTATTGGTGACACTTTTAATGCTGCTGGGACCTTCGTATTTGGTTGGTCGAATTTCGCCCGAAAAGACGATCCGCTTCGATTAA
- a CDS encoding lysylphosphatidylglycerol synthase transmembrane domain-containing protein — protein MKHKLLKLFKVLAFFALGVVIFWLVYKDQDIERIESILKNDVNYFWIWVSLFLGLLSHISRTMRWVIMIEPLGQRPRMVNTFLAVMVGYLMNLVIPRMGEISRCGVLSRYEKISFTKLVGTVVTERIIDVIMMLLLTMIVTVTQLGKLVQFLDNNPEVKSKLESITFSPVMIISIIALVVGVYLARQRIKRSNLFHKLNGILHKFGEGLRTVRNMKHKGAFIFHTVFIWVMYYLMLYVVFFAFGFTSNLTAIAGLTTFVLGSYGMVAPVQGGIGAWHFMVIQALIVYGISKADAVVFAFLAHSSMTAMMIIVGLISLLILPFINRRNTESL, from the coding sequence TTGAAACATAAGTTATTGAAGCTATTCAAAGTCCTGGCCTTTTTTGCATTGGGCGTTGTTATTTTTTGGCTGGTGTATAAAGATCAGGATATTGAGCGGATTGAATCTATCCTAAAAAATGATGTGAATTATTTTTGGATCTGGGTGTCGCTGTTTTTAGGGCTTTTGAGCCACATTAGCCGAACCATGCGCTGGGTGATCATGATCGAACCATTGGGCCAGCGCCCGCGAATGGTGAATACTTTTCTTGCAGTAATGGTGGGCTACCTCATGAACCTCGTTATCCCGCGGATGGGGGAGATTTCACGATGTGGCGTATTGTCGCGCTACGAAAAAATCTCGTTTACAAAACTTGTCGGTACAGTGGTGACCGAGCGGATTATCGATGTGATCATGATGCTTTTGCTCACGATGATTGTTACAGTCACTCAACTCGGGAAGTTGGTGCAGTTTCTGGATAATAATCCGGAAGTAAAGAGCAAACTCGAAAGTATCACCTTCTCCCCGGTAATGATTATCAGCATAATCGCGTTGGTCGTAGGGGTGTATCTGGCTCGCCAGCGGATCAAGCGATCTAACTTGTTTCACAAGCTAAATGGTATTTTGCATAAGTTTGGCGAGGGGCTGCGCACCGTCCGAAATATGAAGCACAAAGGCGCTTTCATTTTTCACACTGTATTTATTTGGGTGATGTATTACCTGATGCTCTATGTGGTTTTTTTCGCGTTCGGTTTTACTTCGAACTTAACCGCGATAGCTGGATTGACAACCTTTGTTTTGGGAAGTTACGGAATGGTTGCTCCGGTGCAGGGCGGAATTGGAGCCTGGCACTTTATGGTTATTCAGGCGCTGATTGTTTATGGCATCAGTAAAGCAGATGCAGTTGTTTTTGCATTCCTGGCGCACTCGTCGATGACGGCGATGATGATCATCGTTGGTTTGATTTCATTGCTGATTCTTCCGTTTATTAATCGCCGGAATACAGAAAGTTTGTAG
- the rsmA gene encoding 16S rRNA (adenine(1518)-N(6)/adenine(1519)-N(6))-dimethyltransferase RsmA, giving the protein MTTVRAKKNLGQHFLKDQNIARKIVDSLHAEQVSNVLEIGPGMGVLTQYLLQKETFTTSVVEIDHESVDYLKQHFPALEERIISKDFLKLKLEEYFPESFAIIGNFPYNISSQIFFKVLDYKNQVPEVVGMIQKEVAERLATGPGSKTYGILSVLLQAYYDIEYLFTVHENVFNPPPKVKSAVIRLTRNQRQNLDCDEKLFFTLVKSAFNQRRKTMRNSLKQFLTDETLKANELFNLRPEQLSVSDFENLTRLIQQQQS; this is encoded by the coding sequence ATGACAACTGTAAGGGCCAAAAAAAATTTGGGTCAACACTTTTTAAAAGATCAGAATATTGCTCGAAAAATTGTTGACAGTCTTCATGCTGAGCAAGTTTCCAACGTATTGGAAATTGGCCCTGGCATGGGGGTATTAACGCAATACTTGTTGCAGAAAGAAACTTTCACAACCAGCGTTGTGGAAATCGATCACGAATCGGTTGACTATTTAAAACAGCACTTTCCGGCGCTGGAAGAACGAATTATTTCGAAAGATTTTCTGAAACTGAAGCTCGAAGAATATTTTCCGGAAAGTTTTGCCATCATCGGAAACTTCCCCTACAATATTTCATCGCAAATCTTTTTTAAGGTGCTCGACTATAAAAACCAGGTTCCCGAAGTGGTGGGCATGATCCAAAAAGAAGTAGCTGAACGTCTGGCAACCGGACCGGGCTCAAAAACCTACGGTATTCTCAGCGTTTTACTCCAGGCCTATTACGACATTGAATACTTGTTCACCGTTCACGAGAATGTATTCAACCCACCGCCCAAAGTAAAATCAGCGGTAATCCGCCTAACACGCAATCAGCGCCAAAACCTCGATTGCGACGAAAAACTGTTTTTCACCCTGGTGAAATCAGCTTTCAATCAACGGCGCAAAACAATGCGTAATTCGCTCAAACAATTCCTGACCGACGAAACATTAAAAGCAAACGAACTGTTTAACCTTCGACCCGAACAATTAAGCGTTTCGGACTTCGAAAATTTAACCCGACTGATTCAGCAGCAGCAGTCTTAA
- the mgtE gene encoding magnesium transporter: MTTELNMEFIIKLQDLIEAEDSAEVLKMLEDLHPTDIAEIMDKLTMDEAKYLYLQLDGEMASDVLLEIPEGVRRRFLRVLPPEVIAHQFVEHMDSDDAADIMGELEEEVVEAVLSEIEDKEQAGDIADLLEYDEDTAGGLMAKELIKVNENWNVQTCLKEISTQSEEIDEIYYVYVVDDDNILKGVLSLSKLIQKSTHSKVKDLINEDIQSVKTDASQEEVAQIMEKYDLVVLPVVDQIGRLKGRITIDDVVDVIREETGKDYQMVSGITGDVESTDNVWRLTRVRIPWLLIGTVGGLTGAQVLSHHQDTLNHIPAMAFFIPLIAATAGNVGVQSSSIVVQTLAAGSRKFDTLGKKLFKELGVGLITGLFFALLIFGYNYLFSDSYKLTLTVSCTLFIVIVFASLFGTLIPLILHRFKVDPAVATGPFITTMNDVLGLLLYMGVAHFFFNFLG; the protein is encoded by the coding sequence ATGACCACCGAATTGAACATGGAATTCATCATTAAACTTCAGGATCTGATTGAAGCAGAAGACTCCGCTGAAGTTTTGAAAATGCTGGAGGACCTCCACCCCACCGATATAGCCGAGATCATGGACAAGCTGACCATGGACGAAGCCAAATATTTGTACCTGCAATTAGACGGTGAAATGGCGTCGGATGTACTGCTTGAAATTCCGGAAGGTGTTCGCCGCCGTTTTCTGCGCGTGCTGCCACCCGAAGTGATCGCTCACCAGTTTGTGGAGCACATGGACTCGGACGACGCGGCCGACATCATGGGCGAGCTGGAAGAAGAAGTGGTTGAAGCGGTACTCTCGGAAATTGAAGACAAAGAACAAGCGGGCGACATTGCCGACCTGTTGGAATACGACGAGGACACCGCCGGGGGTTTGATGGCCAAGGAGCTTATTAAAGTGAACGAGAACTGGAATGTTCAAACCTGCCTGAAGGAAATCTCAACTCAATCTGAAGAAATCGACGAAATCTACTACGTCTATGTAGTGGACGATGACAATATATTAAAAGGTGTGCTTTCTCTTTCGAAGTTGATTCAAAAGTCGACGCACAGCAAAGTGAAAGACCTGATCAACGAAGACATTCAATCGGTGAAAACCGACGCCAGCCAGGAAGAAGTTGCCCAAATCATGGAAAAATACGACTTGGTTGTGTTGCCGGTTGTCGACCAGATTGGCCGACTGAAAGGGCGAATCACCATTGACGACGTGGTGGACGTGATCCGTGAAGAAACCGGCAAGGACTACCAGATGGTTTCGGGTATCACCGGCGACGTGGAATCGACCGACAATGTTTGGCGTCTCACGCGCGTTCGAATACCATGGCTACTGATTGGTACGGTTGGCGGCCTAACCGGCGCCCAGGTACTGAGTCACCATCAAGATACGCTGAACCACATCCCGGCGATGGCCTTTTTCATTCCGTTGATTGCCGCGACTGCCGGAAACGTGGGAGTGCAATCGTCATCCATCGTGGTGCAGACGCTGGCCGCGGGAAGTCGTAAATTCGATACGCTCGGCAAAAAATTATTCAAGGAGCTGGGGGTTGGGCTAATTACCGGTTTGTTTTTCGCCCTGCTCATCTTCGGCTACAACTATCTGTTCAGCGATAGCTACAAACTAACATTAACCGTGAGCTGCACCCTGTTCATCGTTATTGTTTTTGCTTCACTGTTTGGCACATTGATTCCGCTCATCCTGCACCGGTTTAAAGTTGACCCGGCTGTCGCCACCGGACCGTTTATAACGACCATGAACGACGTACTCGGACTATTACTTTACATGGGAGTCGCCCATTTCTTTTTCAACTTTTTGGGATGA
- a CDS encoding ATP-dependent zinc protease family protein: protein MKRRTLIGRFDEADFPLLQLENIEVKVDTGAYTSSFHCHNIELIELDGQKKLHCYFLDPDHDQYHNKEFIFDRFSKKRIRSSNGQMEERYSIETQIRLFDQVYPIELTLTERGAMKYPVLLGRKFLSKRFVVDGSKTRLSAKKEKWLVELKKAPNVTTHL from the coding sequence ATGAAAAGGCGCACACTCATCGGACGCTTCGACGAGGCTGACTTCCCGCTACTTCAACTCGAAAACATTGAAGTGAAAGTAGACACCGGCGCATACACGTCGAGTTTTCACTGCCACAACATCGAGCTTATCGAGCTGGACGGACAAAAAAAGCTTCATTGCTATTTTTTAGATCCTGATCATGATCAATATCACAACAAAGAATTTATATTTGACCGCTTTTCAAAAAAACGGATTCGCAGTTCCAACGGACAAATGGAGGAACGCTATAGTATTGAAACTCAAATCCGATTATTTGATCAAGTCTACCCAATTGAATTGACCTTAACCGAAAGAGGCGCCATGAAATACCCGGTTCTGCTGGGCCGCAAATTTCTGTCGAAGCGCTTTGTGGTTGACGGATCGAAAACGAGGCTTTCAGCCAAAAAAGAAAAATGGCTGGTAGAATTGAAGAAAGCACCGAATGTCACAACACATCTGTAA
- the rimK gene encoding 30S ribosomal protein S6--L-glutamate ligase, protein MKIVILSRDHNLYSTQRLVEAGEKKGHEMVILDHSKCDLVIEKKRPGIIYKGHMVEDVDAVIPRIGASVTFYGTAVVRQFEMMKVFTAIESQALVRSRDKLRSLQILSRAGLGLPKTVFTNYSRNVKDIVKSVGGAPLVIKLLEGTQGLGVVLAENDNAAESVIEAFNGLKARVIVQEYISEAKGADIRAFVVDGVVVGAMKRQAKKGEFRSNLHRGGTATIIELTEEEENAALKAARVMGLGIAGVDMLQSNHGPLILEVNSSPGLEGIEAATGKDIANSIIRYVERNV, encoded by the coding sequence GTGAAAATTGTAATTCTATCACGCGATCACAACCTCTACTCCACCCAACGGTTGGTCGAGGCAGGAGAGAAAAAAGGTCACGAAATGGTCATTCTCGATCATTCCAAATGCGACTTGGTGATTGAAAAAAAGAGACCCGGCATCATTTACAAAGGGCACATGGTTGAAGACGTAGATGCCGTCATTCCCCGAATCGGAGCTTCGGTTACCTTCTACGGAACAGCCGTTGTTCGCCAGTTCGAGATGATGAAAGTATTTACGGCCATCGAATCGCAGGCGCTGGTTCGCTCACGCGACAAACTACGCAGCTTGCAAATCCTGAGCCGGGCGGGACTGGGACTACCCAAGACGGTTTTTACAAACTATTCGCGCAACGTTAAGGACATTGTAAAAAGCGTTGGAGGTGCTCCGCTTGTTATCAAGCTACTGGAAGGAACCCAGGGCTTGGGTGTGGTTCTCGCTGAAAACGACAATGCAGCCGAATCAGTTATCGAAGCCTTCAACGGCCTTAAAGCACGGGTCATTGTTCAGGAATATATTTCGGAAGCCAAAGGAGCCGACATTCGCGCATTCGTGGTGGACGGCGTAGTTGTTGGCGCTATGAAACGGCAAGCCAAAAAAGGCGAATTCCGTTCGAACCTGCACCGCGGCGGGACGGCAACCATTATCGAGTTGACAGAAGAAGAAGAAAATGCCGCGCTGAAAGCCGCCCGCGTCATGGGCCTGGGCATCGCCGGTGTCGACATGCTGCAATCCAATCACGGCCCGCTGATCCTGGAAGTCAATTCCTCACCAGGGCTGGAAGGTATTGAAGCTGCAACCGGCAAGGACATTGCCAACAGCATTATCCGATACGTAGAACGCAACGTTTAA
- a CDS encoding succinylglutamate desuccinylase/aspartoacylase family protein, which produces MKRQSLQLLGKTIPAGRKTIINLETARLHTRNKIEVPVIIERGKEPGPVLLLIGGIHGNEINGVEIIRGLISQKYNKPTAGTVICIPALNVLGFLNQTREFPDGKDLNRMFPGSQNGSMASLFAWNLMTKILPAADYIVDFHTGGANRFNSSQIRISRDHPELFELAKIFKPRFIVLAPDREKSFREAATKLGKKILLFEGGKSLDIHNRITQRGVNGVLRLMHHLNMRDFSAEIAGMPNTDPIFIRESSWIRARHGGMFRFQVKDGAKVEKGEIIGSISDPYGGFEKAVKMPESGYIIGLNHAPIIYQGDALIHLGKTE; this is translated from the coding sequence ATGAAAAGACAATCACTTCAATTATTAGGGAAAACAATTCCGGCCGGGCGCAAAACCATCATCAACCTGGAAACCGCCAGGCTGCATACCCGCAACAAAATTGAAGTGCCTGTCATTATTGAACGGGGAAAAGAACCCGGACCGGTACTTCTGCTGATTGGCGGAATACACGGCAACGAGATCAACGGCGTTGAAATTATACGCGGTCTGATTTCGCAAAAATACAACAAACCAACAGCCGGGACAGTCATCTGCATCCCGGCTCTCAATGTACTGGGATTCCTGAATCAAACCCGCGAATTCCCCGATGGGAAGGATTTGAACCGCATGTTTCCCGGATCGCAAAATGGCTCCATGGCCAGTCTTTTTGCCTGGAACCTGATGACTAAAATTCTTCCGGCAGCCGACTACATCGTCGACTTCCACACTGGTGGAGCCAACCGGTTCAACAGTTCCCAAATTAGGATCAGCCGTGATCATCCGGAACTTTTTGAACTGGCAAAAATCTTTAAGCCTCGTTTTATTGTACTGGCACCCGACCGCGAAAAATCCTTCCGCGAAGCAGCCACCAAACTGGGCAAGAAAATTTTGTTGTTTGAAGGCGGGAAGTCGCTCGACATCCACAACCGGATTACCCAGCGCGGCGTCAACGGCGTTTTGCGCCTGATGCACCACCTGAACATGCGTGACTTCTCGGCCGAAATAGCCGGCATGCCCAACACCGATCCAATCTTCATCCGGGAATCGAGCTGGATTCGTGCGCGCCATGGCGGCATGTTCCGCTTTCAGGTGAAGGATGGTGCCAAAGTTGAGAAAGGAGAAATCATTGGTAGCATTTCCGACCCCTACGGCGGTTTCGAAAAAGCAGTAAAAATGCCGGAAAGCGGTTACATTATTGGCCTCAACCACGCTCCCATCATCTACCAGGGAGATGCCTTAATTCATTTGGGAAAAACGGAATAG
- a CDS encoding ABC transporter permease: MILLRLILESFSFSINSLRANKLRTILSLLGITIGIFAIISVFTVIDSLEKYMRESLNSLGTNMVYIQKWPWTPPEGESEYPWWKYLNRPVPKEEEAEEILRRSTSAEQATFFVGFNTTIQYGSSSAENAEVMASTYDLINLWNLGIDKGRYFTDSEMTSGSPMAVIGVELADQLFSGENPVGKEIKVKGRRVLIIGIYTKKGTDMFGTSMDKRLHISTTLAGSMLDFRNREMGQSINVKAKAGVENDLFAAELEGILRGMHQLKPMEENDFAINEVSVISNRFDAFFVIFNLAGSVIGGFSILVGGFGIANIMFVSVKERTRIIGIQKSLGAKRYFILLEFIFEAVILSLIGGAVGLVLVFLGASIVSGVSEMHLVLSLKNIGMGLIVSGVIGLIAGFIPAWIASRLDPVNAINAA; the protein is encoded by the coding sequence ATGATTCTTTTACGACTCATACTCGAGAGTTTTTCGTTCTCTATTAATTCACTTCGAGCCAATAAACTACGAACTATTTTATCCTTGTTGGGAATAACCATCGGGATCTTTGCCATCATTTCGGTGTTCACCGTAATCGATTCCCTGGAAAAATACATGCGTGAAAGTTTGAACTCGTTAGGGACGAATATGGTGTATATTCAGAAATGGCCCTGGACGCCGCCCGAAGGCGAGAGTGAATACCCCTGGTGGAAATATTTAAACCGGCCGGTTCCGAAAGAAGAAGAAGCGGAAGAGATTTTGCGACGCTCGACTTCGGCGGAGCAGGCAACCTTTTTCGTTGGATTCAATACGACAATTCAATATGGCTCATCATCGGCCGAAAATGCTGAAGTGATGGCGAGCACCTACGACTTGATTAATTTGTGGAACCTTGGGATCGACAAAGGCCGTTATTTTACCGATTCGGAAATGACCAGCGGTTCGCCGATGGCGGTAATCGGCGTTGAACTTGCCGATCAGCTTTTTAGTGGTGAAAATCCGGTTGGCAAGGAAATAAAGGTGAAAGGTCGGCGGGTTTTAATCATCGGGATTTACACCAAAAAGGGAACCGACATGTTCGGGACCAGTATGGACAAACGGCTGCACATTTCAACTACGTTGGCCGGATCAATGCTTGATTTTCGGAATCGCGAGATGGGGCAATCGATCAATGTGAAGGCTAAAGCTGGTGTCGAGAATGATTTGTTTGCAGCTGAATTAGAAGGAATTTTGCGCGGGATGCATCAGCTGAAGCCGATGGAGGAAAATGATTTTGCGATCAACGAGGTCAGCGTTATTTCGAATCGGTTCGACGCTTTTTTTGTGATTTTCAACCTGGCGGGGTCTGTCATCGGCGGTTTCAGTATTTTGGTCGGTGGCTTCGGAATTGCCAATATCATGTTTGTTTCAGTAAAAGAACGGACGAGAATTATTGGGATTCAGAAATCGTTGGGCGCGAAACGCTATTTCATTTTGCTTGAATTTATTTTCGAAGCGGTTATTCTGTCGCTGATCGGTGGTGCGGTTGGACTCGTTTTGGTCTTTCTTGGAGCATCGATTGTAAGTGGCGTGTCAGAGATGCACCTGGTGCTCAGTTTGAAAAATATTGGCATGGGGTTAATAGTTTCCGGAGTCATTGGCTTGATTGCCGGTTTTATTCCGGCCTGGATCGCTTCGCGACTTGACCCTGTAAATGCGATCAATGCAGCCTGA